Below is a window of Desulfarculaceae bacterium DNA.
TGGGCCAGGAGCTGCACGACTCCGAGGAGGCCATGAAGTTCGGCCTCAAGGTCATCGCCCAGATGAAGTACCTCTGCGACGAGTACGCCGAGCGCGAGGGCATGCGCTTCGTGCTGGAGCAGACCCCGGCCGAGAGCACCTCCTACCGCTTCGCCAAGCTGGACCTGAAGCACTTCCCCGAGCGGGCCAAGCACGCGGTCAAGGGCGACCTGTTCAACAACGAGGTCTATTACACCAACTCCACCCTGTTCAACGTGGGATCGCACACCAACCCCATCGAGCGGGTGAAGCTGGAAGGCCGCTTCCATCCCCTGATCGAGGCCGGGGCCATCACCCATGTGTGGCTGGGCGAGCAGAAGCCCTCCAAGGAGTCCCTGGCCAACTTCGTGATCAAGATCTTCCGCGAGACCAAGAACGACCAGGTGGCCTTCAGCCCCGAGTTCTCCTGCTGCAAGGACTGCCAGCAGAACGTGCGCGGCCTGGTGGAGGTCTGCCCCCACTGCGGCTCCGAGGACCTGGACCTCATCACCCGCATCACCGGCTACTTCACCCGGGTCAGCTCCTGGAACAAGGGCAAGGTCGGCGAGCTGCGCGACCGCTGGCGCAACCAGGGCTTCTTTAGCGCCCCGCCCGAGGGAGACACCGAGGCCAAGGTCGGTTAGTCAGGGAGAGGCCGGGGGCGCGGGATTCGAACCCGCGACCCAGGCCGAAAAGAGCAGGCAGGTAAATAAAGATTGGCAACCGCAATGAAGGCAGTGAGCCACCCCCATACTCCCAGGGAAATTTTCCCGGCCGCAGACCGGACCGCAGGTCCGGGCCAGGGCGGGGAAATTTCGCGGAGTTTTTTGGGAGGGGGCCCGGGGGAGGCCTTTTTTGCAAAAAAGGGTTCCCCCGGAAGCTCTGAAATCAATCTTAAAGGAGGGCAAATCGTATGACCCTGTTTACCAAGCCGGGTTGCGAGAAGTGCCACTACATCACCGACAAGTTCGACCTGGCCGCCTTAGGGATCGGCATTGACGTGCTGACTCCCGAGGACCCGGCGGCCCTGGCCCATTTGGCCTGGCACGAGCTGGTGGAGGTGGCCGAGAAGGAGCTGCCCATTCTGGTGTTGGACGACTCCAGCCACATCAGCGGGGCGATCAAGATCAAGAGCTATCTCAAGACCATTCATGCCTGATCCGGCCACCACCCTGCCCCCGGCGGGCCTGCCGCCGGTAAAGGGCTTCATCGAGACCAGCTTTTTGGACTGGCGGGGCCAGATCGCGGCGGTGCTTTTTCTGCCGGGCTGCAACTTCGCCTGCCCTTATTGCCACAACTTCGCCCTGGTATCGGACCCGGACAGCTATCTGACCCTGCCCTTGGACGGGGTGCTGGACCGGCTCAAGCCCTTTGTGGGCTGGATCGACGGGGTGGTGGTGTCCGGCGGCGAGCCCACCCTGCACCCTGGCCTGGAGCGGCTTCTGGGCGAGGTGAAACAGGCGGGCTTCAAGGTGAAGCTGGACTCCAACGGCTACCGGCCCGAGGCCCTGGTCCGCGTGGTGGAGCAGGGCCTGGTGGACATGGTGGCCATGGACGTGAAGGCGCCCCTGGAGCCCCTGGCCTACCGCCGCAGTTGCGGCCGGGCGGTGGAGGTGGACCGGGTGCGCGAGTCTTTGGAGTATTTGAAGGCCTGCGGCGTAGCCCACGAGTTCCGCTCCACCATCTGCCCCCAGTGGCACGGCCCGGAGGAGCTGGGGCGCATGGCCGAGGCGGTGGGCGGCTGCCAGGCCTGGACCCTGCAAGCCATGAACCCGGCCAGCGCCTGGAACGAGGAGGCGGTGGACGGGGTGAGCATGTATTCCGCCGAGGAGCTGGACGAGTTGCAGAGGACTATCGCCGATCCAGCGTGTCGGAAGTAAGTAGGCCCGAGGGGTTAGATGATTTAAAGCGTCTGCCGGGGGGCAGGCGCTTTTGTTTTGGGGGAAAGACAGAACTTATGAAGTTTGCATATTTTGATGAAAGCGGCAAGGGCGACCTGCTAGTAATGGCAGGGGTAATCGTTGATGCCTATAGGATGCATATAACAAAAGAGATTTGGAACGATTTTTTATCAAACGTTTCCAAAGCGCTTGGGAAGGAAATAACCGAATTTCACACCAAAGATTTTTACAGTGGGAACGGCCCTTGGAGGCAAGTAAGTGGAGACAAACGATCCGACGTAATGGACTCCATAGTTAAGTGGTGGCTGAGACGAAAGCATTCCTTGGTGGTAAGCGCTGTAGATCTCAATTTATTCTCTACCCACCAAGCGAGACATGGCCTATTGTCGCCCTGGCAGGCAGTTGCACTGCATTGTGTCTTGGCTCTTCAGAGAAATCACCAGACGATCAAAAGCAACAAAGGCCATACGGTGCTGATTTTTGATCACCAGGTTCGGGAAGCTGATAAATTTTGCGATTTACTCAACAGTCCGCCGAACTGGACTGATTCTTATTATGGCTTGGTTGGCGACGGCACACAGCTAAATCAGATAATTGATGTTCCATATTTTGCCGATTCTGAGCGAGCCTTGCTAATACAGATAGCTGATTTAGCGGCTTACCTAATAAGGAGACATATCGAATTAGAAGATGGTATTGAGCCAGAAAAATACCAAGATGAAAGTGTTAAAGTTAGCAAATGGGTTAATCAACTTTGTTCGTGCTGCTTACCCCGAGCTTGCCTTTATAGACGAACCAACCATTGTGTTGCGTCAGAAATATTCCGTGACATGGCTCCGGATGCCATAAAAAATCTAATTTGATTTTTTGGACTTAAACCGTTTATTAAGCTAAAGTGTGATCCGGCTTTTATACTTTAAAAACCTCTTCCCAACGTCTCTATTATCCCACTCGCGTCCGGCAGCACCACCTCGGCCCCGGCTTCTCTTAGCTCCTCCTCGCCCACCCGGCCGGAGGTGACCCCCACCGCCAAACACCCGGCGGCCACCGCCGCCTGCATGTCCGTGGGATGATCGCCCACCATGGCCGCGCGCATGGGCGGTAGGCCCAGGGCATCGCAAGCGTCCAAAAGCTGGCCGGGATGGGGCTTGGGACGGGGAGACTTCTCCCGGGGCAGGAACACCGGCAGCTCGTCCACCTCGGGCAAGAGCCGCCGCACCGCCGGGCCGCAGTTGCGCGTCACCACCGCCAGGTCATAGCCCAGGGTGGTGGCGTTGCAGAGCAGGGTGCGCGTGAACTCGAACAGCCGCGAGCGCCCGGCCGCCTCCACCTCGATGGCCTCGATGAGCCGCCCCGCCCGCTCCGGGAAGCCGTCGCCCAGCTCGGCGCTCACCACCTTGAGCGCCTCCAGCAAATAGCCCTCCGGCCAGGGGCCGCCAAAGCCCTCGTCCCGGGCCAGGGCCTCCACCTGGCGGGCCATGTCCCCGAAGTCCAGGTTCAGCTCGGCCAGGGTGCCGTCAAAATCGAAGATGATGCCTTTGATGTGGTTCATGGGTAGGTAGTTTATCCGAGGGGGAACTTTTTTGGAAAAAAGTTCCCCCTCGGGCTCCCCCTCAAAAAACTATCTGGTTTGTTTTCTTTGCGCTTTGCGCAAAGAAAACAAACCGGGGTTTGAGCAAAGAGATCAAGCGCTGGGCTTGGCTTGTTGCGCCTTCTTTTTGCGAGGGCCTTTAAACCCTACCAGCCTATAAACGCCTTCTAAAAGCAGCGCCCCGCCCAGCATGGCCACCAGCACCCAGGCGTGGGCCGGGGTGTCGCTGATGCTCTGCCAGGCCATGGCCGCAAAGGCCGCCAAACAGGCGAAAGCGCCCACCCCTGCCAGGCAGCGGTTGCACTTGGTCTCCCCCGCGTCCTTCAGGTTGGCCGCGTTCACCGCCGCGAAGATGAGCAGGAACCCGCCGCTGCCCAGGGTAGAGATGGAGCTCAGGTCCGCGGTGTTGGCCAAGATCAGGGCCAGGCCCGAGGTGATGAACAGGCCCTCCAGGGGCTGGCCCCAGATTTGGCGCTCCAGGGCGGCGGGCAGCTCGCCCTCCTTGGCAATGGTGTAGCTAAGCCGGGCCGAGCCGTAGAGCGTGGCGTTGATGGCGCTGAAGGTGCTGAGCAAGGCGGCCACCACGATAAGGGTGAAGCCCGCCGAGCCCAGGAAGGGTTTGGCCGCCTCGGCCAGGGCGTAGTCCCGCGCGCCCACCAGCTTTTCTATGGACAGCCCGCCCACGCAGACCACCGCGATGGCCACGTAGAGAAAGATCACGAAGATCACCGAGGTGTAAAAGGCCCGCGGCAGGTTCTTCTGGGGGTTCTTGATGTCCTCGCCGGTGTTGGCGATCAGCTCGAAGCCCTCGTAGGCCACGAAGATGATCATGCCCCCGGCCACCAGGGGCACCGCCGGCACCCACTGGTCCATGGCCAGGCGCGAGGGCTCCACCCCTCCGAAGCCCATAGCCAAAAAGAACAGCAGGATCGACAGCTTGATGGCCACCACGTAGATCTCGGCCTGACCGATGATCTTGGCGCTGGCCACGTTCAAGACCGTAGGGGCCACGATGCCCAGGGAGATGAGCAGATGCTTGGCCAGCGCGTTGTGCTCGCCGGGGAAGAAGGTGGCCCCGTAGGAACCGAAGGCATAGGAGTACAAGGCCAGCATCACCACATAGGACAGCCACAAGAGCACGTTGGCCGAGCCGCTGAAATAGCCCGCCCCGAACACCCGGTCCAGGAACACCACCGTGCCGCCCCGGCTGGGGTAGCGCACCGATAGCTTGGCGTAGGAATAGGCCGTGAGCAGGGCCACCGCCCCGGCGATGGCAAAGGCCACCGGGGTGCCCCCCCGGGCCAGCTGCACGCTGAGCCCCAGCACCGCGAAGATGCCGCCGCCCACCATGCCCCCCACGCCGATGGCCGAGGCCTCCCAGAAGCCTATCTTGCCGTCACTCTTACCCTTGTCGCCCAAAACCCGCTTCCCTTCCAAAAAGAATTAAGGCAGTTTATAGAATAAACCGCCCGCTAGCCCGGCACAAGGCAGGGTATTGCTATTTGGACCGCCAAATTCTATAGTTGCCCAATGCCCGCACCTCCCATCCATAGGCTGGACTGGGGATTGACCCCCTATTTGGAAGCCCTGGAGCGCATGCGCGCCCGCCACCAGGAACGGGCCGCGGGCAAGGTGCCCGACGCCCTGATCTGCGTGGAGCACCCGCCGGTGTTCACCCTGGGGCGCCACGCCGAGCTTGGCCACGTGCTCATGCCCCCGGAAAAGCTGGCGGAGATGGGCTTCGGCCTGCACGAGGTGGAGCGCGGCGGCCAGGTCACATACCACGGCCCGGGCCAGGCGGTGGTCTATATGGTGATATCCTTGCGGGAGCGGGGGCTTGGGGCGCGCAACCTGGTGGAGGCCATCACCAGGGCGGTATGCAACACGGCCGCCGAGTTCGGGGTGGAGGCGGCGGGCGACCCCGAACGTCCCGGCGCCTGGGTGCAAGGGCGCAAGCTCGCGGCCATCGGGCTGGCCATCCAAAAAGGCGTCACTTTGCACGGCCTGGCCATGAACGTGAGCACCGACCTAAGTCATTTCAACCACATACGCCCGTGCGGCCTGGACGCGCCGGTGACCAGCCTGGAGAGGGAAGCCAAGGTGGCCCCCGGCATGTCTCAGGTGTATGATGGGCTGTACAAGGAGTTGGTCCAAGAGCTGGCCAGGTTTCATAATGCAACGGAATGATTATTCTTTGCGGAACCCTTGAAAGCCTAGCGAGGGTTGTGATATTCAAGGCATAGCCCGGCCGACGCCGGTTTTTCCATACAACTGTGAACCTACACACATCGACATAACCGTCGGGGCCTTGCGCCCGGGGAGGCAGACATGAGGAAGCTTTGGTTGGCAACCGTCACACTCATGGTTCTGGGCCTGATGACCGTTCTGGCAGCGAGCGGCACTCTGGCCCAGAAACAACCCGCCGCGGGTGACAGCCAGGCGACGGCTCAGATCGCCAGCAAGGACATGCCGGCTAAACTGCAAACGGCCATCGCCAAGAGCCTGGCCGATCCAAAGTACGCCGACAAGACCAAAAAGGCCGTGGCCGCGGGCGTGGCCCAGCGCGGACCGGAGCCCGGTTTCCTGGGCATCCCCGGCGCGCCGGCCGCCCACTACGTCTGGGGCCTGTTGTGGGCCATCTGGGTGGGCTGGATCTTCTCCACGGTGGGCGCCTTCGGCGGCATCATGGCCGGCGTGGGCCACATCACCATCTTCGGCCTGGCCGACTACGCCAAGAGCTTCGGCAAGGGCAACCCGGTGAACAAGCTGGTCACCGACTCCATCCGCGTGTCCAACCAATGGTTGGTGGGCCTATCCGCCCTTATCTCCAGCTTCAACTACTACAAGATGGGCCGTCTGGTGCTGCCCCTGGGCGCCTGCCTGGCCATCGGCGGCGTGGCCGGCTCCTGGATGGTCCCCGAGCTGAGCGCCGGCAAGGTCTCGCTCAAGGACTACCTGGGCTACTTCGGCCTGATCGTGTTCGTGCTGGGTTGCTTCCTCATCTACGAGATGACCCCCCGGGGCCAGGCCTCCAAGAAGGCGGCCAAGGCGGCGGCGGCGGCCTTTGAGAAGAGCACCAAGGAAGGCGACACCAGCGACAAGGGCGTGAAGATCGTCGAGGGCAACCAGGGCCTCATGTGGGTCGCCCTGGGCTGCGTGGTGCTCAGCGCCCTGTGGTTCAACCTCTACGGCAAGTTCATGATCGTGGCCTATTTGCTGGCCCTGGCCGGCATGATCATCACCTTCTTCATGGGCACCATCCGCTTCACCTTCTTCGGGGTGGAGTTCAAGTTCCGCGCCTTCATCCCCATGCTGGGCGGGCTCATCATCGCGGCCATCGCCTCCTTCCTGGGCGTGGGCGGCGGCTTCCTGTTCGTGCCCTTCCTCACCTCGGTGGCCGGCCTGCCCATGTTCCTGGTGGCCGGCACCAGCGCCCTGGCCGTGCTGGTGGGCATGATCGTGAGCATCTTCTCCTACATGGTGGGCAAGGGCGTGGTGGTCTCCTGGGGCCTCATCGGCGCCGAGCTCATCGGCATCTTCATCGGCTCCATGATCGGCCCGCGCACCTCCAAGTACATCCCCGAGAAGGGCCTCAAGTGGATGTTCATCATCCTGGCCTTCTACGTGGGCCTGCGCTACACCACCAAGGGCTTCCTGGGACAGAGCTGGGTGCCCCCCTTCTAGGCCCAAACGACCAAGCACCAACCAGCGGGGCGGCCCATCGCGGCCGCCCCGCTGTTATTTGGGCTATACTTGTCCGGTACGAGCGCCCCATTTCAGGCGAGGCATCATGGACCCGGTGTACTGGCTCTTGGCAAAAGCCGACCCCATCCTCATCGCCCCCTACCGCTGGTTCGCCGACCCGGTGACGGGCTGGTGGGTGGGCACGGCCATGCTCTGCCTATGGTGCACCCTGTTGGGCGAGGCCACCCTGGCCCTGGTGCACTGGTTCAACCGGGAGTACATCGAGCGCGAGAAGCGGCTGATGATGGAGGGCCAGGAGAAGAGCTGGGAGGCACTCCAGGCCGGCAACCGGCTGGCATACAAGGGGTTTAACGACCAGGCCAACGACTCCTTCGGCAAGAGCTTCTTCATGGGCGTGGCCATGGGCTCCTCATCCCTGTGGCCCGCTTTTTTGGCAATGGCCTGGCTGACTTGGCGCTTCGGCTCGGTGCAGGTGCCCCTGCCGCTCACCCCCTGGACCATTAATTTCGCGGCCGGGTTCATCCCCATATACATCGCCATGCGCGTCTTGTGGTCCCTGGGCAAGCGGGCCTTGCGCCCTCCCTCCGAGCCTCCCTCGCGCTCCGGGCCGGCTTAATGTCTTCTAGGGCCGCGAAAAGATATTACAATCAGCTTGACAAACCGCCGCCTTAGTTGCTATTTTTGGCGACAAGGTTTCGTCAGGACCACGGGAAGCCGTCTCTCGGCTAGGAGATCGGCGTCAATTTCCGCCCTGTCGTGGCCTTGTTAGCAAGGTTCTCCGCCTACAAAGGCCCAGGGGTGAGCCTACCCAGGACGGAGGATCTCGGCTGGAATCGCCAGCCCTGGACATAGTGTTCAACGGCAAATGGCGCTTCCGGTATCCCTGGAAAGGAGAAAAGGTCTAATGAAGAAATTTATGATCATCGCTATCGCGGCGATGGCCATGTTGGCCGTATCCGTGCCGGCCCTGGCGGACGTGTCGCCTTCGACCTACACGTTCCAGATGGGCGCTCGTATGCTGACCGACATCGGCTGGGATCAGCGTAGCGAAGAGCTTACCAACAACGGCTCCGACGCGGTCGGCAGCTGGTTCCTGAACATGCCTGGTCACAGCTACCTGCGCGCCCGCTTCTACAGCGTGGACAAAAACGTGGGTGGCCGTATCGAGCTCGGCCTTAAGAGCCTGCAGCCCGAAGCCAGCGTCAGCCTGCGTTATGCCTACGCCTATTGGCGTGTGGGCAACTGCCGTATCCTGGCTGGTCAGACCGACAACTGGTTCGGTTCCTTGGCCTACCACGTGCGTCAGTACGTCGGCCTGAACGAGAACGCTCACCTGTTGATGTTCGGCTGGGGCTTCCTGTGGCCTCACCGCGTGCCTCAGGTGCAGTTCACCTATAACACCGCCAAGTGGGGCGTCCAGTTCGCGCTGGAAGAGCCGCGCCAGAAGACCAACTACTTCGGCACCGGCACCGACAGCAGCTTCATGTTCCCCCGCGCCAGCGTGACCTTGATGTTCAAGTTCGGCGGCTTCATGGCTCACCCGGGCTTCAACTTCGTGAACCACAAGTATGAGTCCGGCAGCACCGGCGCCTTTGACGACAGCTACAACACCTGGGCCTTCGTGCTCCCGATCAAGTACACTGTCGGCGCCTTCACCCTAAAGTTCCAGGGCCACTACGGCGTGAACTTCGCGACTGAGTATCCCTTCTACCCCGTCGCCCTTACCCAGCCTTACCGCAACGGCATCACCACCGGCGGTATCGACGACACCACCATCTACGGTGGTATCCTGGCCGGCGAGTACAAGATCGGCAAGATCATGATCACCGGTGGCGTGGGCTACGAGAACTTCTCCAACGACGCCTGGTCCGGCAAGAACGGCTTCTCCAAGGACGAGAACGTCCGCATGGGCGCCTTCATCGCCGTGCCTTACCAGTTCACCAAGAACTTCGGTGTCCACCCCGAGTTCTCGTACTTCAACTACGGCGACAGCCCCCAGACCGGCAACGGCCAGGGCAACGAGTGGCTGCTGGGCGTGCAGTTCCGCTTCGTCTTCTAAGACAAGCTTAACCGCATAAATCACCCCAAGGGGGCCCGGCTTAAAGCCGGGCCCCCTTTCTTTTGCCCTTCGCCCCCGGCCGGGCCCGGCGGCGGTGGCGCGGGAGGCCCGGCGATGGTAGCTTTTGGCTCACTTTCGCACAATAACCTTGACAGAGTTGGTTTTATGGGCTTACAAAACGGCATCCGGGAAATTGCCGGTCCCGCTGCCGCCGAAGGCGGGGCGGGAGTTTTAGCTTGCACCGGGAGTGCGATGCGGGCGGCCGCCTTTCAGGGCTGACGATAGGTCTTAATACCTGAGCGGCAAGCGCCGGTCCCCAGCGGGTCCGCCGCCGTCCCAACCGTATCTCCCGTTTGGACATTCAAGGTAAGGAGCTCCGCGATGAAAAAAGTCTCCCTTTTGGCGCCTGGCCCCACGCCGGTTCCGCCTCGCACCCTGCTGGCCATGGCTCAGCCCTTGATCCACCACCGCTCCAGCGACTTCCTGGAGATTTTCGGCAAGGTGCGCGCCGGTCTCAAAAAGATCTTCAAGACCGAGAACGACGTTCTGGTCTTCTGCAGCAGCGGCACCGGCGCCATGGAGAGCGCGGTGGCCAACCTGCTCTCCCCGGGCGACAAGGCCATCGCCATCCGCGGCGGCAAGTTCGGCGAGCGTTGGACCGAGATCCTGGAGGCTTACGGCTGCGTCCCGGTGAACCTGGACGTGGAGTGGGGACACGCGGTCAAGCCGGCCGACGTGGCCAAGCTTTTGGCCGACGACCCCAGCATCAAGGCGGTCTACGTGCAGGCCCTGGAGACCTCCACCGGCGTGAACCACCCCATCAAGGAGCTGGCCGAGGTGACCAAGGACACCGGCGCCGTCCTGGTGGTCGACGCGGTGAGCGCCTTGGGCGTGTACGACATCCCCACCGACGAGTGGGGCCTGGACGTGGTGATCAGCGGCTCCCAGAAGGCCCTCATGCTGCCTCCGGGCCTGGCTTTCGCGGCCATCGGCCCCAAGGCCAAGAAGATGATGGAAAGCTCCACTTGCCCCAAGTTCTATTTCTCCTGGGCCAAGGAGCTCAAGACCCAGAGCATCAACAAGGGCTCCTTCACTTCGCCGGTGCCCTTGTTCCTGGGTCTGTTGGACATCTTCGAGGTCATGGAGGAGATGGGCGGCCTGGAGAACATCTACAAAGAGACCGAGATCAAGTCCAAGGCCTTCAAGGCCGCCGTGGCCGCCTGGGGCCTGGAGCTCTACTCCAAGGAGAACGCCTCCACCGGCCTGACCGCGGTCATGGCTCCGGAGGGCATGGACGCCCAGGACGTGGTGGGCTGGCTCAAGAACAAGTACGCCATCTTCATCGCCGGCGGCCAGGCCCAGGCCAAGGGCAAGATCTTCCGCGTGGCCCACATGGGCTTCATCAGCGAGTTCGACACCCTGCAGGCCATCAGCGCCATCGAGATGGCTCTGGCCGGCCTGGGTTATGATTTCGAAATGGGCTCCGGCGTGGCCGCGGCCCAGAAGATTTTCGGGGAGGCGTAGTCATGAAGATACTGGTCTCTGACGCCCTGCATGAAAAAGGCGTGCAGATTTTCAAGGACGAGGGTTTCGAGGTGGAGGTCAACACGGGCCTGAGCCCCGAGGAGCTCCGCCAGGCCATCAAGGGCGTGTCCGGGCTGGTCATCCGCTCGGCCACCCAGGTGGACCAGGCTCTCTTGGACGCCGCCGACGAGCTGAAGGTGGTGGGCCGGGCCGGCACCGGCCTGGACAACGTGGACATCCCGGCGGCCACCGAGGCCGGCGTGGTGATCATGAACACCCCGGGCCAGAACTCCAATGCCGCCGCCGAGCTGGCCATGGGCCACATCTTCGCGCTTAGCCGCCACATCGCCCGGGGCAACCGGGGCCTGAAGGAAGGCAAGTGGGAGAAGAAGCAGCTCCGCGGCCGCGAGCTCAAGGGCAAGACCCTGGGCATCGTGGGCATGGGCAACATCGGGCGCATCCTGGCCGAGCTGGGCGCGGGCGTCAAGATGAAGGTCATCGGCTTCGACCCCTTCCTGGGGCCCGAGGACATCAAGGCCCGGGGCGCCGAGCCGGCCAGCTTCGATGACATCCTGGCCAACTCCGACTACATCTCCATCCACGTGCCCAAGACCGCCGAAACCAGCGGCCTGTTCAACGCCGAGAACATCGCCAAGATGAAGGACGGCGCCTATCTGATCAACTGCGCCCGGGGCGGCATCGTGGACGAGGGCGCCCTGTGCGACGCCCTGGCCGAGGGCAAGCTCTCCGGCGCGGCCCTGGACGTGTTCGAGGTGGAGCCCCTGCCGGCCGATAGCCGCCTGGTGTTCGCCGACGACGTGGCCTGCACCCCGCACCTGGGGGCCAACACCTTCGAGGCCCAGGAGAACGTGGCCGTGGCCGTGGCCAACCAGATCAGCAAGTACCTTAAGACCGGCGTGGCCGACTTCGCGGTGAACCAACCCAAGTAGCAAGGCCCACCAGCCAAGGCATTCCGGCCCGGCCGCTCCCCCGAGCGGCCGGGCCTTTTTTGGGCCCCCGGCCCGCCTCCGGGCTTTGCCCGGTTGCGCATGGCCCCGGGCATACTTATAGTTATGGATAGTTGGCGACCGGATAGGTGCGTTCCGGTTGGCGACACGTAAAAGTTTTGGTGCGTTCCGGTGGTTAGGTTCACGAAAGGCTAGTAAATGAGCGAACAAGACAAGGGTTTCACGGTAAAGGATCGCCGCCGCCGTTTCGACATGGACGGCGAGGCGCC
It encodes the following:
- a CDS encoding anaerobic ribonucleoside-triphosphate reductase activating protein, whose protein sequence is MPDPATTLPPAGLPPVKGFIETSFLDWRGQIAAVLFLPGCNFACPYCHNFALVSDPDSYLTLPLDGVLDRLKPFVGWIDGVVVSGGEPTLHPGLERLLGEVKQAGFKVKLDSNGYRPEALVRVVEQGLVDMVAMDVKAPLEPLAYRRSCGRAVEVDRVRESLEYLKACGVAHEFRSTICPQWHGPEELGRMAEAVGGCQAWTLQAMNPASAWNEEAVDGVSMYSAEELDELQRTIADPACRK
- a CDS encoding DUF3800 domain-containing protein; this translates as MKFAYFDESGKGDLLVMAGVIVDAYRMHITKEIWNDFLSNVSKALGKEITEFHTKDFYSGNGPWRQVSGDKRSDVMDSIVKWWLRRKHSLVVSAVDLNLFSTHQARHGLLSPWQAVALHCVLALQRNHQTIKSNKGHTVLIFDHQVREADKFCDLLNSPPNWTDSYYGLVGDGTQLNQIIDVPYFADSERALLIQIADLAAYLIRRHIELEDGIEPEKYQDESVKVSKWVNQLCSCCLPRACLYRRTNHCVASEIFRDMAPDAIKNLI
- a CDS encoding HAD family hydrolase encodes the protein MNHIKGIIFDFDGTLAELNLDFGDMARQVEALARDEGFGGPWPEGYLLEALKVVSAELGDGFPERAGRLIEAIEVEAAGRSRLFEFTRTLLCNATTLGYDLAVVTRNCGPAVRRLLPEVDELPVFLPREKSPRPKPHPGQLLDACDALGLPPMRAAMVGDHPTDMQAAVAAGCLAVGVTSGRVGEEELREAGAEVVLPDASGIIETLGRGF
- a CDS encoding APC family permease; this translates as MGDKGKSDGKIGFWEASAIGVGGMVGGGIFAVLGLSVQLARGGTPVAFAIAGAVALLTAYSYAKLSVRYPSRGGTVVFLDRVFGAGYFSGSANVLLWLSYVVMLALYSYAFGSYGATFFPGEHNALAKHLLISLGIVAPTVLNVASAKIIGQAEIYVVAIKLSILLFFLAMGFGGVEPSRLAMDQWVPAVPLVAGGMIIFVAYEGFELIANTGEDIKNPQKNLPRAFYTSVIFVIFLYVAIAVVCVGGLSIEKLVGARDYALAEAAKPFLGSAGFTLIVVAALLSTFSAINATLYGSARLSYTIAKEGELPAALERQIWGQPLEGLFITSGLALILANTADLSSISTLGSGGFLLIFAAVNAANLKDAGETKCNRCLAGVGAFACLAAFAAMAWQSISDTPAHAWVLVAMLGGALLLEGVYRLVGFKGPRKKKAQQAKPSA
- the lipB gene encoding lipoyl(octanoyl) transferase LipB; translation: MPAPPIHRLDWGLTPYLEALERMRARHQERAAGKVPDALICVEHPPVFTLGRHAELGHVLMPPEKLAEMGFGLHEVERGGQVTYHGPGQAVVYMVISLRERGLGARNLVEAITRAVCNTAAEFGVEAAGDPERPGAWVQGRKLAAIGLAIQKGVTLHGLAMNVSTDLSHFNHIRPCGLDAPVTSLEREAKVAPGMSQVYDGLYKELVQELARFHNATE
- a CDS encoding sulfite exporter TauE/SafE family protein, coding for MVLGLMTVLAASGTLAQKQPAAGDSQATAQIASKDMPAKLQTAIAKSLADPKYADKTKKAVAAGVAQRGPEPGFLGIPGAPAAHYVWGLLWAIWVGWIFSTVGAFGGIMAGVGHITIFGLADYAKSFGKGNPVNKLVTDSIRVSNQWLVGLSALISSFNYYKMGRLVLPLGACLAIGGVAGSWMVPELSAGKVSLKDYLGYFGLIVFVLGCFLIYEMTPRGQASKKAAKAAAAAFEKSTKEGDTSDKGVKIVEGNQGLMWVALGCVVLSALWFNLYGKFMIVAYLLALAGMIITFFMGTIRFTFFGVEFKFRAFIPMLGGLIIAAIASFLGVGGGFLFVPFLTSVAGLPMFLVAGTSALAVLVGMIVSIFSYMVGKGVVVSWGLIGAELIGIFIGSMIGPRTSKYIPEKGLKWMFIILAFYVGLRYTTKGFLGQSWVPPF
- a CDS encoding alanine--glyoxylate aminotransferase family protein, with protein sequence MKKVSLLAPGPTPVPPRTLLAMAQPLIHHRSSDFLEIFGKVRAGLKKIFKTENDVLVFCSSGTGAMESAVANLLSPGDKAIAIRGGKFGERWTEILEAYGCVPVNLDVEWGHAVKPADVAKLLADDPSIKAVYVQALETSTGVNHPIKELAEVTKDTGAVLVVDAVSALGVYDIPTDEWGLDVVISGSQKALMLPPGLAFAAIGPKAKKMMESSTCPKFYFSWAKELKTQSINKGSFTSPVPLFLGLLDIFEVMEEMGGLENIYKETEIKSKAFKAAVAAWGLELYSKENASTGLTAVMAPEGMDAQDVVGWLKNKYAIFIAGGQAQAKGKIFRVAHMGFISEFDTLQAISAIEMALAGLGYDFEMGSGVAAAQKIFGEA
- a CDS encoding 3-phosphoglycerate dehydrogenase, which produces MKILVSDALHEKGVQIFKDEGFEVEVNTGLSPEELRQAIKGVSGLVIRSATQVDQALLDAADELKVVGRAGTGLDNVDIPAATEAGVVIMNTPGQNSNAAAELAMGHIFALSRHIARGNRGLKEGKWEKKQLRGRELKGKTLGIVGMGNIGRILAELGAGVKMKVIGFDPFLGPEDIKARGAEPASFDDILANSDYISIHVPKTAETSGLFNAENIAKMKDGAYLINCARGGIVDEGALCDALAEGKLSGAALDVFEVEPLPADSRLVFADDVACTPHLGANTFEAQENVAVAVANQISKYLKTGVADFAVNQPK